The following proteins come from a genomic window of Panicum hallii strain FIL2 chromosome 8, PHallii_v3.1, whole genome shotgun sequence:
- the LOC112903078 gene encoding UDP-glycosyltransferase 72B1-like, with amino-acid sequence MQDITSTMKTNSRAHVAMLATPGMGHLIPLAELAKRLAARHGATTTLFTFASTASATQRAFLASLPPAITPRTLPPVDLSDLPSGTLNETLMSVECARSVPALRDALADLKRTTWLVAFVTDLFGVDSFDAARGAKVERRWLFFPGNLHALTLILHLPELAASIPGEFRDLAEPVRLPGCVPIPGPDVISPLQDRSSPAYSLMIHLAERFLDFDAILVNSFEAVEPEVAMVLQQPELGRPPVYPIGPLILTTDRGGGANNGDTGPQLPPRTACLEWLDRQPAKSVIFVSFGSGGALPAEQMRELALGLELSGQRFLWVVRSPSDDGSLSGNYYDSESKKDPFTYLPDGFIERMKSVGLVVPSWAPQAEVLAHESTGGFLTHCGWNSTLESLVHGVPMVAWPLYAEQRLNAVMLAQGVGAAIRLPKIKDKDTIAAVVREVMAGERKGAAVRVKVVELQKAAAESLHDGGAATTALDQTVENWVGE; translated from the coding sequence ATGCAAGACATCACGAGCACGATGAAGACAAACAGCCGGGCGCACGTGGCAATGCTGGCGACGCCCGGGATGGGCCACCTGATCCCGCTCGCCGAGCTGGCCAAACGCCTCGCCGCGCGGCACGGGGCCACGACCACGCTCTTCACCTTCGCCTCCACGGCGTCAGCGACGCAGCGCGCGTTCCTCGCGTCCCTACCGCCCGCCATCACCCCGCGCACGCTTCCCCCGGTTGACCTCTCCGACCTACCCTCCGGCACCCTCAACGAGACACTCATGTCTGTAGAGTGCGCGCGCTCCGTTCCGGCGCTCAGGGATGCCCTCGCCGACCTCAAGCGCACTACATGGCTGGTGGCGTTCGTCACCGACCTCTTCGGCGTGGACTCTTTCGATGCGGCTCGGGGCGCCAAGGTGGAGAGGAGGTGGCTATTCTTCCCCGGCAACCTCCACGCACTCACGCTCATCCTCCACCTCCCCGAGCTTGCGGCCTCCATCCCCGGTGAGTTTCGGGACCTGGCCGAACCGGTGCGGTTGCCAGGTTGCGTGCCTATCCCAGGGCCCGATGTCATCTCGCCGCTCCAGGACAGGTCGAGCCCCGCCTACAGCCTGATGATCCACCTTGCCGAACGCTTCCTCGATTTTGATGCCATCCTTGTGAACTCCTTCGAGGCGGTCGAGCCGGAGGTCGCCATGGTGCTTCAGCAGCCGGAGCTTGGCCGGCCGCCGGTGTACCCTATCGGCCCGCTGATCCTAACAACAGATAGAGGTGGCGGTGCCAACAACGGCGACACGGGGCCTCAGCTGCCACCTCGCACAGCATGCTTGGAGTGGCTCGACCGCCAACCAGCCAAGTCGGTCATCTTCGTCTCGTTCGGCTCCGGTGGCGCCCTACCAGCGGAGCAAATGCGCGAGCTCGCGCTAGGGCTAGAGCTCAGCGGGCAGCGCTTCCTCTGGGTGGTGCGGAGCCCGAGCGATGATGGTTCATTGAGCGGCAACTACTACGACTCTGAGAGCAAGAAGGATCCCTTCACCTACCTACCCGATGGGTTCATTGAGAGGATGAAAAGCGTGGGCTTGGTGGTACCCTCGTGGGCCCCGCAGGCAGAGGTGCTAGCCCACGAGTCCACAGGAGGGTTCCTGACCCACTGCGGATGGAACTCAACCCTAGAGAGCCTAGTGCATGGTGTGCCTATGGTGGCATGGCCGTTGTACGCCGAGCAGAGGCTGAACGCGGTGATGCTGGCACAAGGGGTAGGAGCTGCGATACGTTTGCCTAAGATAAAGGACAAGGACACCATCGCTGCGGTGGTGAGGGAGGTGATGGCGGGGGAAAGGAAGGGCGCTGCGGTGCGGGTGAAGGTGGTGGAGCTGCAGAAGGCGGCGGCAGAGAGCCTCCATGATGGCGGTGCTGCGACAACTGCACTAGACCAGACGGTGGAAAACTGGGTCGGGGAGTAG